A genomic stretch from Strix aluco isolate bStrAlu1 chromosome 12, bStrAlu1.hap1, whole genome shotgun sequence includes:
- the TUBGCP4 gene encoding gamma-tubulin complex component 4 — MIHELLLALSGYPGAAFTWSKRGGLQVSQELPFLHPSETSVLNRLCRLGTDYIRFAEFVEQYTGHVQQQDHHPSQQNQSGLHGIYLRAFCTGLDSVLQPYRQALLDLEQEFLADPHLSISHVNYSLDQFQLLFPSVMVMVEQIKTQKIHGCQILETVHKHSCGGLPPVRSALEKILAVCHGVMYKQLSAWMLHGLLLDQHEEFFIKQGPSSGNVPSQPEEDDDDLGIGGLTGKQLRELQDLRLIEEENMLAPSLKQFSLRVEMLPSYIPVRVAEKILFVGESVQMFENQNVNLTRKGSILKNQEDTFAAELHRLKQQPLFSLVDFESVVDWIRSTVAEHLWKLMVEESDLLGQLKIIKDFYLLGRGELFQAFIDTAQQMLKTPPTAVTEHDVNVAFQQSAHKVLLDDDNLLPLLHLTIEYHGKEHKDTSQTREGPSRELSPREAPASGWAALGLSYKVQWPLHILFTPAVLEKYNVVFKYLLSVRRVQAELQHCWALQMQRKHLKSNRTDAIKWRLRDHMAFLVDNLQYYLQVDVLESQFSQLLQQINATRDFESIRLAHDHFLSNLLAQSFILLKPVFHCLNEILDLCHSFCSLVSQNLGPLDERGAAQLSILVKGFSRQSSLLFKILSSVRNHQINSDLAQLLLRLDYNKYYTQAGGTLGSFGV; from the exons ATGATCCACGAGCTGCTGCTGGCGCTGAGCGGGTACCCGGGGGCCGCCTTCACCTGGAGCAAGCGCGGCGGCCTGCAG GTGTCCCAGGAGCTGCCGTTCCTGCACCCCAGCGAGACCAGCGTCCTGAACCGGCTCTGCCGCCTCGGCACCGACTACATCCGTTTCGCCGAGTTCGTGGAGCAGTACACGGGGCACGTACAGCAGCAG GACCATCATCCATCTCAGCAAAACCAGAGTGGATTACATGGTATTTACTTGCGAGCCTTCTGCACAGGTCTTGATTCAGTGCTGCAGCCATATCGACAAGCACTACTTGACCTAGAACAAGAG TTTCTGGCCGACCCACATCTTTCCATCTCGCATGTTAATTATTCCTTGGACCAG TTTCAGTTACTCTTCCCCTCTGTGATGGTGATGGTGGAACAGATCAAGACTCAGAAG attCACGGATGTCAGATATTGGAGACAGTCCACAAACATAGCTGTGGGGGGTTGCCTCCTGTTCGCAGTGCTCTTGAAAA GATTCTGGCTGTGTGTCATGGAGTCATGTATAAGCAGCTCTCCGCCTGGATGCTGCATGGATTGCTACTAGACCAGCATGAAGAGTTCTTTATCAAACAGGGCCCCTCTTCTGGGAATGTCCCTAGCCAACCTGAAGAAGATGATGACGACCTAGGAATTGGGGGACTTACAGGAAAACAGCTACGAGAACTGCAGGACCTG CGCTTGATTGAGGAGGAGAACATGTTAGCTCCATCTCTAAAACAGTTTTCTCTGCGGGTAGAAATGCTGCCTTCATACATTCCTGTGCGGGTTGCTGAGAAAATCCTCTTTGTGGGAGAATCTGTACAGATGTTTGAGAATCAAAATGTTAACCTGACCAGAAAAG GCTCCATCCTAAAAAACCAGGAGGACACTTTTGCAGCAGAGCTACATCGACTCAAGCAGCAACCGCTCTTTAGTTTGGTGGACTTCGAATCAGTGGTTGACTGGATACGGAGCACTGTTGCCGAG CATCTTTGGAAACTGATGGTGGAGGAGTCAGATTTACTAGGACAACTGAAG ATTATAAAAGACTTTTACCTTTTGGGAAGAGGTGAGCTGTTTCAGGCCTTCATTGACACTGCACAGCAAATGTTAAAAACACCACCTACGGCTGTAACTGAACATG ATGTCAACGTTGCGTTTCAGCAGTCTGCTCATAAGGTGCTGTTAGATGATGACAaccttcttcctctgcttcactTAACCATTGAGTATCATGGAAAGGAGCATAAAG ATACTTCTCAGACTCGTGAAGGGCCTTCCCGGGAGTTATCTCCACGTGAAGCCCCCGCATCTGGATGGGCAGCTCTGGGCCTTTCTTACAAAGTGCAATGGCCACTGCACATTCTCTTTACTCCTGCTGTTCTGGAGAA GTACAATGTTGTGTTCAAATACTTGTTGAGTGTGCGACGAGTCCAGGCTGAGCTACAGCACTGCTGGGCTCTCCAGATGCAACGCAAACACCTGAAATCCAACAGAACTGATGCCATCAAGTGGCGTCTGAGGGATCACATGGCTTTCCTTGTGGACAATCTTCAGTATTATCTGCAG GTAGATGTACTGGAGTCTCAGTTCTCACAGCTTCTGCAGCAGATAAATGCCACGCGAGATTTTGAGAGTATACGATTGGCTCATGATCATTTCTTAAGTAATCTGTTGGCTCAGTCTTTCATCCTCCTAAAACCT GTTTTCCACTGCTTAAATGAAATTCTGGATCTTTGTCATAGTTTTTGTTCCCTGGTCAGTCAGAATCTGGGCCCATTAGATGAACGGGGAGCTGCACAACTCAGTATTTTGGTGAAG GGATTCAGTCGTCAGTCCTCACTTCTCTTCAAGATTCTGTCTAGTGTTCGCAACCATCAGATAAACTCTGACTTAGCTCAACTGCTGCTACGCTTGGATTATAACAAATACTACACCCAGGCTGGAGGAACCTTGGGCAG TTTTGGCGTTTAA